From the genome of Sinanaerobacter sp. ZZT-01:
CCTTTAAAGTACATGGAGAAAGCAGAAGCGAGAAAGCAGGATCTTTTTTCGCAATATGCAGTGGCTGCAGCCGTGCAGGCGATGGAAGATGCAGGAATTACGGAAGCAAACACAGACCCTGAGCGTCTTGGCGTTTATGTTGGATCAGGAACCGGTGGGATGAATACCTTTTTTGATGAGGCCAAAAAGCTTTTGGAAAAAGGTCCAAACCGTACCTCTCCGTTTTTTATTCCAATGATGATTGGAAATATGGCAACAGGGAACATTGCGATTCGTTTTCACGCGCAGGGACCGAGTCTTCCGATTGTTACCGCTTGTGCGACTTCGACGAATGCGGTTGGAGAAGCTTTCCGCACCATTAAATTTGGATACGCAGATGCAATCATTGCAGGCGGAACTGAGGCTACAATAGTGCCTTTAGCAGTAGCAGGATTTACGAATTGTATGGCACTGACACAGAAAAATGATCCAAATGCAAGCTCCATTCCATTTGATAAGAATAGAGATGGGTTTGTCATGGGTGAAGGAGCGGCAATTCTGATTCTTGAAGAATATGAACATGCGGTTAATCGAGGAGCAAATATTTATGCAGAAGTAGTAGGATATGGAAATACAAACGATGCGTATCATATGACTGCACCACATCCGGAAGCGATGGGGGGAGCAAAAGCAATCTCATTAGCCTTAAACGAAGCGGGTGCATTGGAATCTGGACTTTTAGAAGAAGAGCGGATTTATATTAATGCACATGGTACGAGTACGCCGCTGAACGATAAAACGGAAACCAAAGCGATTAAAATTGCATTGGGCGAAGAAAAAGCGAGAAAAGCACATATTAGTTCGACAAAATCAATGACTGGTCATATGCTGGGAGCAGCTGGTGCGATTGAAGCAGCTGCGACGGTGCTTGCATTGAAAAATGGAAAAATTCCGCCGACAATCGGTTATAAAGAGTGGGATCCGGAATGTGATTTGAATTATACGCCAAGTAAGAGTATAGAGGCGGACGTAAGATTAGGTATGTCTATATCACTTGGTTTTGGCGGACATAACGGCTGCATTGCATTTCGAAAAATAGAAGAGTAAGGAGCGGCTTATAATGAATATTGAAGAAATAAAAGGATTAGTGAGACTGTTAGAAGAATCAAAGTTGAGTTGTCTGGAAATTACAGAAGGTGCAACTAAGATTCGGCTGGAAAAAAATTTAACAAGCGATACACTTTTGACAGCGCCAGCATTCTCCACAATACCTAATGAAATACAAGCAGTGCCAAGCACAGCTGCACCATCCTTAGAAATAAAAACAGAAGAGCCGAATACAAGAAAAGAAATGCCTGTCGGAACTCCGGTAAAGTCACCGATGGTAGGCGTTTTTTATGCAGCGCCATCTCCGGAGGAAGCTCCTTATGTAGCAGTAGGAGATTCTGTAAAAAAAGGAGATGTTGTTTGTATTGTAGAGGCAATGAAGCTTTTAAATGAAATTGTTTCAGAATGTGATGGCGTTGTTTCCGAAATTTGTGTGGAAAATGGAGAAGTCGTGGAATTTGGTCAGCCTTTATTTTATATAAAATAAGGAAAATTTCACTTTTAGGAGTGATGGAAATGAAGAAAGAAGAGATTAAGAAGCTGCTTCCTCATAGAGAGCCAATGCTCTTGATTGATGAAGCTTCTATTGTGGAAGAAAATAAAGCAGAAGGCATTTATACAGTAAAAGGAGACGAATGGTTTTTACAAGGACATTTTCCGGGAGATCCGGTTGTTCCAGGTGTAATTCTTTGTGAGATTATGGCACAGACCTGTTGTGTATTGATTCGTGAAGGAAGTAGTGACGGAGATGAAGGAAAAGCGACACCATATTTTACTGGTTTAAATAATGTAAAATTTCGAAATCCTGTAAAACCCGGTGACGTTTTAAATCTAGAATGCAGTATAGAGCGGGTGAAGGAACCTTTTTACTTTGCAAAAGGAAAGGGCAGTGTGAATGGAAAATTGTGCGTAAGTGCGGAATTTTCATTTGCATTGGTAAAAAAATGAGGAGATAATTCATGTTTTCAAAAATATTAATTGCAAACCGCGGAGAAATTGCAGTGCGAATTATACGCGCCTGCAAAGAAATGGGGATTGCTACGGTAGCTGTTTTTTCGGAAGCGGATCGTGATGCCTTGCATGTCAGCCTTGCGGATGAAAGTATCTGCATTGGTCCGTCATCACCAAAAGACAGTTATTTGAATATGAGTGCAATATTATCTGCTGCGGTAGTGGCCGGCGCAGAAGCAATACATCCGGGATATGGCTTGCTTTCTGAAAATGCGAGATTTGCTCAGTTGTGTGAAGAATGCGGTATTGTGTTTATCGGACCTTCCGCAGAAGTCATTCGCCGTATGGGTGATAAGGATGAAGCCAGGAAAACAATGAAGCAGGCAGGTGTTCCTGTGACTCCAGGTTGTGATGTCATCGAGGACGTGAAAGAAGCGAAGAAAGAAGCAGAGAGAATCGGCTTTCCCCTGTTGGTAAAAGCCAGATCGGGCGGAGGCGGAAGAGGAATCCGATTGGTCCATTCTGCTCAGGAGTTTGAAGCAGCATTTAAAACGGCATCGGCAGAAGCAAAAACAGCGTTTGGAGATGGCGCAGTTTACATGGAGCGTTTTCTATCTCCCGCGAAGCATATAGAGATGCAGATCCTTTGTGATAAGCAAGGAAATGTGATTTCTTTGGGTGAACGTGAATGCTCAATTCAGAGAAAAAACCAAAAATTGATAGAGGAAAGTCCGTCTCCGTCAGTAAGTGTGGAGACTCGAAATAAAATGATAGAAGTTGCAGCAAAAGCTGCAAAAACAGTTCGTTACGAAAATGCAGGAACGATTGAATTTCTTATGAGTGAGGACGGAAGTTTTTATTTTATGGAAATG
Proteins encoded in this window:
- the fabF gene encoding beta-ketoacyl-ACP synthase II — protein: MMRRVVVTGLGAVSPVGNQVDAFWDGLISGKNGIDFITKFDVSDYKVKIAAEVKGFDPLKYMEKAEARKQDLFSQYAVAAAVQAMEDAGITEANTDPERLGVYVGSGTGGMNTFFDEAKKLLEKGPNRTSPFFIPMMIGNMATGNIAIRFHAQGPSLPIVTACATSTNAVGEAFRTIKFGYADAIIAGGTEATIVPLAVAGFTNCMALTQKNDPNASSIPFDKNRDGFVMGEGAAILILEEYEHAVNRGANIYAEVVGYGNTNDAYHMTAPHPEAMGGAKAISLALNEAGALESGLLEEERIYINAHGTSTPLNDKTETKAIKIALGEEKARKAHISSTKSMTGHMLGAAGAIEAAATVLALKNGKIPPTIGYKEWDPECDLNYTPSKSIEADVRLGMSISLGFGGHNGCIAFRKIEE
- the accB gene encoding acetyl-CoA carboxylase biotin carboxyl carrier protein, translated to MNIEEIKGLVRLLEESKLSCLEITEGATKIRLEKNLTSDTLLTAPAFSTIPNEIQAVPSTAAPSLEIKTEEPNTRKEMPVGTPVKSPMVGVFYAAPSPEEAPYVAVGDSVKKGDVVCIVEAMKLLNEIVSECDGVVSEICVENGEVVEFGQPLFYIK
- the fabZ gene encoding 3-hydroxyacyl-ACP dehydratase FabZ; translated protein: MKKEEIKKLLPHREPMLLIDEASIVEENKAEGIYTVKGDEWFLQGHFPGDPVVPGVILCEIMAQTCCVLIREGSSDGDEGKATPYFTGLNNVKFRNPVKPGDVLNLECSIERVKEPFYFAKGKGSVNGKLCVSAEFSFALVKK
- the accC gene encoding acetyl-CoA carboxylase biotin carboxylase subunit, translated to MFSKILIANRGEIAVRIIRACKEMGIATVAVFSEADRDALHVSLADESICIGPSSPKDSYLNMSAILSAAVVAGAEAIHPGYGLLSENARFAQLCEECGIVFIGPSAEVIRRMGDKDEARKTMKQAGVPVTPGCDVIEDVKEAKKEAERIGFPLLVKARSGGGGRGIRLVHSAQEFEAAFKTASAEAKTAFGDGAVYMERFLSPAKHIEMQILCDKQGNVISLGERECSIQRKNQKLIEESPSPSVSVETRNKMIEVAAKAAKTVRYENAGTIEFLMSEDGSFYFMEMNTRLQVEHTVTEMVTGIDLVKWQIRIAAGIPLDMKQEEIQFTGSAIECRINAEDPSQNFRPCAGRIDLLHIPGGPWVRFDTAIYQDYVVPPFYDSMIGKLIVHAKTREEAIRKMRAALCELIIGGIATNTELQLEILEEKDFVKGDYYTNFMERREKRG